In the Leishmania mexicana MHOM/GT/2001/U1103 complete genome, chromosome 34 genome, ccaaCCCGCCATGGTCACCTTCAGCACCGATGATGCTTCAGGTATGTACCCGCTCTCCATGCTGCAAGCCATGGGGCCGAGCCTAGTGTTCACCCGTGGCCCCGGTGTCACTGTGTCTGCAGATCCGACTCGTCGCGGTGCTGAGGCCCCACCGGCGATGCCAGACCCGCAGTCTGCCTCACCCGGCAGCGTgtacagcggcggcgtgccgccCATGGTGTGGATAcagcgggagcagcagcgcatcccGCTTCAGTTCTCCGCAACCGGCAGCCCCAATCTAGACgggacgcggctgcgcgaggagggcaATGAGGCCTTCAAGGCAGGCCGGTATCACGAGGCGATCCGCTACTACACCCAGGCGATCGAGGTCGATCCGGACTCGGAGTTCCTATACACCAACCGCTCCTTTGCCTACTTCAATATCAAAGAGTTCGAGAAGTCCGCCGCTGAcgcggcgaaggcggtggagaTCAACGCGAACTTCTTCAAGGGGCACTACCGGCTGGGGCTGGCTCAGATGAGCTTGAACGACTTTGGCCATGCCATGGAGAGTCTACGCAAGGCCTGGGCGCTGGCGCCCAGTGAGAACAAAGAGGCTATTCGGGTAGCCATGGCGAAATGCGAGTCCAAGATGGCGCGAGCGCCGATtacgccgctgctgatgagTCCTGGCGATTCCTCGTCCATGCCCTATACCGAGACTGGTATCAGCTCACGCTCTTCATGGCCGGCGGCTCCGGCGCGTCCCACAGACGTGCAGCCTACACTCGGCAGCACTAGGGTGGACTTCTCGGAGCTGGAGGCAGATATACGGCGCGCGGCGACCTTGCGGGACCAGGCAGCGGCGTATGCGGAGACATACAAGGCGCAGAACGACATTGTAGAGTGCAGCAAGCGGTCTGACAAGATCAAGTCTCTCATGAGCATCGCCACCTCCAGCGAGCTCTCTGCCCTTTCCAAGGAAGCAGACGAGAAACAGTCGCAGTTGCGTCGTGCTGTGCGCGACCAGGATAGCAACGCTTATCACAAAGCGCGGTGTGACCGAGATGCTACACTCAACAAGCTGTGGGACACTGCTGCACAGGCTGGGATGGCGATTGCGCAGCTCAAGAAAATTGCCAAGGAGGAGCAGAACTTTTTCAGCCGATTCGGCCCGGCGTCCAACGGCACGCTGTCCAACGTCCCGACGCAAGGGACGAGTGACAGGGTAACGGCCGTGGCGACACCCGTAGCGGCTGAGTCGCCGCCCGCCTCGGCACCGGCTCCGCCAACCGAAGCTCCgaccgatgccgccgccccaGGCACGTCCCTGTCTCGTGCTTCTTGTATTTCCCCAGGAAGCTCCACACCGAccgccgaggcggtggcgccgcagcagccgttgaCTACCCCGAGGGCCGGCGCAAGCCATTCTACCCAgagctccaccaccgccggcgctgaacttgaccagctgctgcgacgccgtGTCGAGATCAACGAGGCGGTGCGAAAGGCGCAGAAGtgcttcgccgccaccgacgcggcCGGGCAGGCGCTCTTGCACTCGTTGAAGGtagaggcggaggcgatgaaGGAGGTGCGTTCGCTCCTTGCCGAGGCAGTGGAGCTCGACACCCAGCTGGAGACCCACGCGCGTCAGGTGGCGCAGACCACAACGAAGGAGCTTTCCGATGTGCGGTTGCAGGCGCTGGACCAGATGAGCAGCATCGTCGAGCGCGTGAAAGCAGACAAGGAGGCCTTCGCCAAGACGATGCGCGAGGGCGACGgcctgctggaggaggaggcgaagctcGAGCAACAGCGCCTCTTGCACGAGCGCCAGCGCATTCAGCTGCAGGCCGAAATTGAATGGTTCAAGATTCGAGATGAGCCAGAGAATAAGATCGAATGCCTGCAGGTGCAGGTGAAACGACTGCACCAGCGTATCGCTGCCATCCACGAGAAGCAGAAAGCTGTGCAGACACGCCTCATGGAGCTGGTGGAGCAGGATCACCCGGAGCTGGCGTGGAAGTCGATGGCGAACGGTTCACGAATCTTGCGGCTGGTAAAAGGCAGCGGGCTCTGGCAGAACCTTTCCTTCTCCGACTTTCAGGTTTTGTCGACGCTGTCGTCCACTGTGAACAGCAAGGTATACCACGCGTTACGCCGCGGCGAGCACGTCGCTGTGAAGGAGATCtccatcgacgacgacgcggcgcgccgacgcTTCCAGCGAGAGGTGAATATCGTCTCCACCTGCAACCACCCCAACATCATCCGTATCAAAGGCGTCTTCTTCGACGGGCCTTTTGCCTATATCCTCTTACCCTACTACCACCGCGGCAGCCTGCGGGCGTTGCTGTCGAAGCAGGAGCCCATGTcgtgggtggcggtgcaggacATGCTCCGTCAActcgccagcggcgtcgcctACCTGCACGAGCACGGCATTGTCCACGGTGACCTGAAGCCGTCCAACGTGCTCATTGCGGATGACGGGCGGCCTGTCATCTCCGACTTTGGCATCGCCAAGGACCacggcgccctcggcgttgCTGACATGACGCTGACAACCACCGTGACGAGCACCAGCAACGGTCCCAGCAGCATCGTGGGCACAGTACAGTATATGGCACCTGAGCAGCTGCTCTGCGAGACGGGCTCACACAAGACGAAGTCCACGGGCATGTCAGACATGTGGGCGCTCGGGTTCACGatgctggaggtggcgctAGAGAACGCGTTTTTTCACGATGGCTCACTGGGAAAGCCATGTTTGCCGCTGTTGCTACCAGAGCAGAAGCGGATCGATGTGCCGGCCAAGGCCGTCGGCGGTGACGAGAAGCTAGCCGAGGCAATCGCGTCAGTGCTCGTGGCCGACCCAGGAAACCGGGCGACCGCCTACGACCTGCTGGCGCACCCGTACTTCAGCTCAACGCTCAGCTCCATGAACAGCAACCAAAACAGCAGTGCACTGGCCAAGAGCGACGAGCGCATCGACGCTGTTCGCTCGTACATCTATGCCGTCCGTCGAAGCCATCAACAGAAGGTGCTGGTGTCGGTCTCGCGCAACCACATGGTGGAGTCCGTGCGTGACATCTTCCAGCGCCTCGACAACGATGACCTACTCTCTCCCATCATGGTTGTCTTCCAGGGCGAGGCCGGCATTGACGAGGGCGCTCTGACGACGGAGATGCTCAACCTCTTCTACGAACAGCTGATTCTAGTGAAGAAGGCTCTCGTGTGCGCAGCCTCTGAGGAGGCGGGCGCAGCATCTTCGCATTCCGCAGGCTCCCCTGTATCGTctggcgcggcagctgcttcgGCGAACGCGTCAAACGAGCCAGGCATTCATTCTGTCCTCTTTTCCACTGTTCCGTACCTCCCCGCGCCGGATGCGGATGGCATCGCGCCGGACCTGTTCGTGCTGCTCGGCAAGGTGCTCCTCAAGAGCATCATCGAGAACCGCCAGATCCCACTGCAGCTGAGCTCTGCTGTGCTCAAGTTCCTCTCCGGTGCGGAGCCTTCGTTTGTGGACTTGGAGGAGTATGACCCGAACATTGCAAGCACGCTGAAGCGGCTGCGTCTCTTGTCCGCTGCCGACCTCGAGGACGCCGGGCTCGACTTTTCCTACTTCACCCAGGAGTTCCTGAGAGCGCAGACAGACGGCCGGTACATGACGGACTCGCCCCTCACACCCGAGAGTGTGAGCGACTACATTAGCCTTCGTGAGAAGTTCGACCTGGTGGAGCGCCGGCGCACGGCGTTGGAGGCGATGCGGAAAGGATTCTACTGCGAGCCGTCTCTCGAGCACCACCTCAagctcctctctccctcggACTTGCTGCTACTTCTGTGCGGCCAGCTGCACGTGTCAGCGCAGGTCATCGTTGACGCGTTGGAGTTCCAAGGCTTCAGCCGCAACTCCAACACGCCCAGGTACCTGAAGGAAGTTTTGCTGGACATGTCACAGAATAATCTACGGCGTTTCCTACAGCTgtgcacggcgacggcggccgtgcCGGTGAGCGGGGCCATGAAGAAGATCAAAGTGTTGCGCTGCGCTGACGAGGGGCGACTGCCGGTCGGCCACGGCTGCACAAATCAGCTGGACCTCCCTGATTACAACGATAAGCAGATCATCAAGGAGAAGCTGGAGATTGCCTTGGCGCATGCCAGTGACGGCTTTCACGTTGTTTAACGTCACGGCGGAGCAAGCGCCGGAGAGATGAGCAGGGGCATGTAGCGGTGGCCACGACGGTGTGCAACAACCGTGCGCATTGCACTTTGTCGCGCTTTTCCTTTTACATAGCAAATAGCGAACAAGGCGCTTCGCGCTGCCACGACCATCATGTTACGACGAAAACTTCTACTATTACTACGACTACGAGTGTCTTCTCAAACTTGCTTTCCAGCACTTTTTTCCTCCTCGCGAGAACAACGAAACTCTGGTGCCAACGCTTTAGATGAGTGGCTTCCCCTTCTCACCCTCTTCGTGATCTGGCAGTGTGTCTTTGACGGGAATTATAGGCATCCCCGAGACGCCTTTCCGCCTTCTCGCCCGAGACCACGAAAGGGCGGTGTTGTTTTAGGACGgaacaagaaaaaagagaaacaACAGcacaccacccccaccttATTCCTCAACGGACCGTATTGAACTCTCTGCCCGTTTTGTGTGACTCGTCTTCCTTTCTCGTCCCCCCACCTCTGCCCATGCCTGCATGCATGCTTTTGTGGCCGTGGCGACTGGCGCGGGGCGCCTACACGTCACGGCATTGACTTTGTTATGAGAAGGGGCGggcggggtggtggtggcgggggggggactgCAGGGCGGCTGCGGTCACAAAAGGAGGAAAAAAATCGAAAACAAAGAACAAACAGACAAACATGCAAGCAAACGTACACGcagagaaagacacacacagacccacacacatgcacacgcacggcttTCACTGGTGCATCATCTGGCTGTAGCGGGAGTGCGGTGTGCGACAAGCCgagaaagagcgagagagagatgcgtgCAACCTTTCCAAGAGGCGTTCGCCAACATCTCTCCTACTTGCTGTGCTTGCTACTGCTCtttcagcacctcctccctctcatGACGGCCACctgcgagagggggagctAGACAGTTCACAGTCGCGCCATCCAAACGACGCGTGCCTCTATGTGTTGGTGCAGCATGCAATGACTGCCAGGCGCGAGCGGGATATCCGGTAGTGGGATGTCTTTGGCTCCTTGGCACCACTCTCCTCGAAGAGCTCGCTTTTCCCATACACCGTCCGTCACGTCACcttgccgctctctctcactttCCACCTTCTTGGGCCTCCCCGCCTTCCCTCCGCCATTTTCACTCCGAGAACGGCCACAGTGCTCACGACGGCTTCGCAGGGACTTGCTTACTTCCCCATACACACTCGTGAGGTCATTTGCGGTTtgtctcctccaccctcaCCTCCTTTTCTTGTACTTCGTTCTGTACCTCTTTCCTTGTTTCCCGTTGAGTGTTTCACCCGTCACTTGTGAGTGCACTCCGCCGTGCGCTTGCTCCCCTCTGCTACTTGTtgcttttctctcttcctgggtgcttgtgtgctcctcttctccatcctctctcctcctccatctcctcctctccgtcccccacccctcacccctaCTGAAGCCAGTGATCGCCGTGGCTTGATTTTTATACATACGTCACCGCGACCCACGTACATCAATCGAGAACACTCACTCGAACACCAAAGTGCGAGCTTCACAGGGCGTTAGTGTTGCCTGCTTTTTCCCTCCGAAGAAAGCAAGAGCCCATTCCACTGCCGTGAGGGCAGGCTAGAGAACGAGGAcctctgtctgcgtgtgttcGTATTAAGGTGCAGAGCACAAGATGTCGTCTGCTGCCAAGGACAGCTATCCGGCGGAGTCATTGGGCCAACTCAGCAGCGAGAAGGCGCAGACGTCGAAGGCTCCCTCAAGTCATCCCGACTCCCCGAAGGGGGCTGTCACGCCAAATGCCAAGGCCACCTATTCCTTTGAGAGGCCGGACACCTCCAGCTGGAAATTCTCGGACTTCGAACTGAAAAACACGCTCGGCACCGGCTCCTTCGGCCGCGTGCGCATCGCTCACCGCAAGGGCACGGAGGAGTACTACGCGATCAAGTGCCTGAGAAAGCGTGAGATCATCAAgatgaagcagcagcagcacgttgCGCAGGAAAAGGGGATCCTAATGGAGGTGTGTCACCCGTTCATCGTGAACATGATGTGCTCCTTCCAGGACGAGAAGAAGGTGTACTTTGTGCTGGAGTTCGTGATGGGCGGCGAGATGTTCACGCACCTGCGCACTGCTGGGCGGTTCCCGAATGACGTTGCGAAGTTCTACCACGCGGAGCTGGTGCTTGCGTTCGAGTACCTGCACTCGCTGGACGTGATCTACCGCGATCTGAAGCCGGAGAATCTGCTGCTGGACAACAAGGGGCACGTGAAGGTGACGGACTTTGGGTTTGCGAAGAAGGTGCCGGACCGGACGTTCACGCTGTGCGGGACACCGGAGTATCTTGCGCCGGAGGTGATCCAGAGCAAGGGCCACGGGAAGGCGGTGGACTGGTGGACGATGGGCGTGCTGCTGTACGAATTCATTGCTGGATACCCGCCGTTCTACGATGACACGCCGTTCCGGATTTACGAGAAGATCCTTGCTGGGCGGCTGAAGTTCCCGAACTGGTTTGACGGCCGCGCTCGCGACCTTgtgaaggcgctgctgcagacaGACCATACGAAGCGCCTGGGGACGCTGAAAGGCGGGCCGGCGGACGTGAAGAACCACCCGTACTTCCACGGTGCGAACTGGAGCAAGCTGTACGCCCGCTACTACCCCGCGCCGATCCCTGTGCGGGTGAAGAGCCCTGGCGACACGAGCAACTTCGAAAAGTACCCGGACAGCCCGGTCGACCGCACGCCTGCGCTGAcgtcggcgcagcaggcCGAGTTCAATGGCTTTTAGCCCCTTATGCGGGGATAGTAGCGGGACGGATGCTCGTAGCAGTGGTGCCGTTTGCTTGTTGCTCCTCCAGTAGCTCCGTGCACATTCAAACATTTCCTCCGCCTGCCAAACTTGTTCGCGTCTGTTCTACGTCTTGCTGCGAGAGTGTATGTAGGGCCTTGTTCTTTTTCCTTTCATACACATCCTACGCCACCTCCTCTTGATGTACACAAGCGCTGCTGTTGATGTTGTCACGATGTAAAGCAAATCAAGTaacaacaaacaaacaaaaaagtACACAGCCGATCACGCGTTGATGAACGACTCTTTCGCTTCCCTATCTGTTCTTCTTGTGCTCTGTATGCTGGTTGGCCCTCGTTGTtgcgttcttttttttgtgctctccctccccctcccccacacacacgttttcgtttttttttcgatgcTCTTCGTGGACGTCTCTGTTGTGAATCGACTCTTGTCTCCATTATGTCTTCTGTTCTCCGTTTCGCTCTGTACGCGGCAAGGCATCACTTTGTGGCGGGCGGCGAGCAGACTGTGTGGAGGAGAAcatcagcggcacgcaggcagCGACTCTTCCATTTTACGAAGCTGCCTTACTCGTTGTCGACAGGTGGTGTGGCACAAACAGGCATCGCATCAAGTGCATCCGTGACGCGTTGCGATAAGAATAGACCCATAGATACAGCGCCAAAAGGCTGTGGCCGCCTCGCGTGCAGCTGTCGCGCCGAATGGGAAGCAACAGTGCTGGTGCTTGCCTTGCCGCGTGGTCAACTTGGCTGACCAAGACACAGAAgagccagcgccgctgttgccaCGGGCTCGCTCTTTCTCCGCATGGCGCCCGGCACGGGCACCACAGCGGTGGGGGATGCCATGCTGCGACGTATCTGCGCACaagtgctggcgctgctggcccgccgcgcgcgcctttcATTTCTGTCCGCCTGTGGCCATTGCGGATGGGAGCGCCACGGCGAAGCTGACAAGCCTGCCGAATCGGCAGTGGCAGAGGAGCCGGCGCCGACTGCGTGGATCGCGCGCCTGGTCGCCGGCCTCAGACGCCAGGCCGGCATCGCCCGAAACGGCGATACACGATGCGGCACGCTGGGACACGAGGCGCTCCGCGGCATGCGTCCCACACCAGATGGACAGGGATGCCGAGCCCACGAGACGGCAGGCGGTCATCCTCGCCCAGGCCCGCGCGGGCACCCGTCCGTGCACTGGGgatcgctgccgcggcgggcgcgtggcggtggtaaGACGGGGCGCGTCGCTGGTGTTGCGgcgccccccgcccccgcccgTGCTGGGCATGAGGGTGCCCGACCCGGCGTGGTGCCCGGTATGCTGCGCGAGATTCCCGGATCGCCCGCCGCTCGAAGCACACCTCGCTTCACGCTGTGAGCGTGCACGCCGCCCCGGCACGTCCCCGTGGCAGCGACGGGGATGgggaagacgaggagagcgagccccttcccctccccagacagcaacgccgtcctGACGCAGGCGCCGTGGCCCGAAAATGCgagcgctgtgcgcgcgctgccaACCGCTGCTGGCATGGTGTGTGCCACATCGAAAGACAGAGCGCAGAGGTgtgagagagcaagagagtGATGGGCGGAAAGGGCGCGAGGGAATCGCGTAGCAGTGCGCCCCGCAGCGCATGTGTGCAGAGCATGCGGCATCTCCTGCATCTGTCCAGGGCTGCACTGATGAGGCACAGGTGCCGGAAGCATCACGAGAGCAGCCCGAGCTGCACCATCGGGTCCTCCACACTCCCCATGCGGAGGGCTCCATATTAtgggatgccgcggcttgaggcgaCGGAGGGCGAAGcacggcacacaggcaggggGTGTGCAGGGCCGCCGAGGACCCCCTGACCTGAGGCTGGCCAacgtcctcctcgagctcaTCCGGCATGTCGCCTTGACCACCCACCTATTACCCGCATCACAGAGACACCACCGCATCCGCCATCGAGCAGGGGCCCGGACGCGCCCCGCGTTGGATCGGACCGTGCAGCTCACCCATGTCCGCGGGACGCCTgccacgcagcgcgtgccCGAAGGATGGATGAGGAGGGACAGAAAGTGCCCGCACGCCGCATGGCCCGGTGCGGAGGCAGGCGGCTCTTTCTAGACGCCCAGGATGCAGCcgtaccccctccccctacagAGGCgggtgagctgtggttgtgtgcgccTATTTTCTGACTTGTTTGCGGTGGAGTGACACGTTGAAGAAAATCTTTTTCTCCGCCCACGTGCTGTTTATGTTGCTCGTGTCGTGACTTCCGCTCCCGGTTGCGTCATCGGCGTACATGCACATTATGACATATGTACATATGAGTGTCTTTGTTCTTCGGACGTTTTTTGTTTattttgcgtgtgtgtgtttctgcgTTGTGGTGCGAGTCTTTTCAGTCTTTGCGCGGTGGatctctttgtttttttttgttatTGTTCTTGCTGGGAGAAAGGCCTTGCGAGCTTCGCCGTGCTTTGtgttctcctcttccccatTTACTCCATGACGCTCTTctttttatttatttatttttttGTCGTGTGCGGTTGTGGGACGTTCTCCTGCGCTGATGTCTTCTCGTGGCTCCTTGATGGAGaccggcggtggtgttctCTGCAAAGGGGGTCGCTTCAGACTGAGGCTGTTGTGGATGAGGAGACGCCTGTACTGGAGACAGGGAAAGAGGCAGACAAAGTAGCGAACAACAAGTGTAGGGGAATGAGGGAGGCGGCAGGGATTCGacgaaggaaaaaaaagaaacggtGTAAGCGGAGTCTACGCTTTCGACCTCTCTTGGCCTTAACGAatgcgaggcggcgctgtcctCATCAATCAGGCGCAGCTGTTCTCACTAAAGGAACACACGACGACAAACCGtttccttttccctttttttctgttgtgtGCACTTAGAGTCCCTCAAAAGGCGTGTGTTTGCCAACTGGAAGCGAATGCCAAACAGTGCGTGACGAAGCGAGGTGAAGGAGAGCCGCGTGCGACGCAGCACAGTTGAAGGACTTAGATTGCAAGAAGAGGCAAATCATGTAGTgaagggggggagggtaaAGAAAACAGATCGGCTGAGTGTCTGCTGCAACTTTTAGACGTGTGTTTTATTATCAATATTATTATTATTCAGCACTCTCGTCTCGCttcctgttttttttctgcgcgCCCCACCCTCACTCCCCGCTCGTTCTCCAAGGAAAACCTCCCTCGTGCTTATTTCCAGTGGACGCATAAAACCGCAGCACTTCTTTGTAGGCCTCTCTTTATTTGTTTTGGTtgtcctcttcccccctccatATATTGTTCTTATTTATTATCCTATcaccctctcgctctctctatctctgtTTCGCTTCTCTCTACTGTCGATCTCTTCTcgttcttctttttttttgacatgtgcgcgtgtggtcGACCtatatacatgtatgtaTGTTGTACTTTATCGGGCGTGGCACGGGAGAAACGAATCAGACAAGGGGTAAAGGCGAGGGGAACGGAAAAAAAGCGGAGGAGAGCCAGTTATTTTACCTTTTTGGAATGTGTTGGCACGCATAtgaggaggtgtgtgtgtgtgcatgtgcatcAGAGCGTGTGCTTGCTTTGGCGGTACGTGAGAGTGCGTGTCTTTGTGCTATTTGTGTGCATGCTGCCATCAGCCTAAGtctcacctctctctcttcctgtcTATGTGTTGTGAGCGCGTGTGCTTCCGGCTTATGGACTCCGTCTCCTCTGTcccatgctgctgctcctgtcGTTGCTGTTTACAGTCTGGCTCGCtggttttttttctccttttctACGTGCATGAGACACTCGCTTTTACCCATACATCTACACCTACCTGCATGCACACTCGCACGCGTCTTCGTGGCTCTTCGTTTATCTTCGTATGTTTTtcgagggaagagagaaccTGGCTTTCCTTGTCCGCGTCGTCCGTTGCTCACGCTCTCGCGCTTTTCTTTGATTCGCTCCCTTTTCCTTGAACGTTGTATTGCCCGGTGcaatggcggcggccgcactCCAGCGCAGACAAACAGCCCGACAGTCAGCCACACACGCCTATACTCAAGCAAGCGTAGTGGATCACCTGCACCCTCTGTTTTTCTTGCGGATACTCGAAGACGCATGTACGGACTCTTTCGCACACATTCATGCGCACCAAATACGCAGTAGAAAATCAAAAGacaaacaagaaaaaaaatatataGCCAAGCGAGGCGCACAGCAAGAGCGACGAGGGGAGCCAATGCCGTTGTAGTGGGAATGGTACTgggac is a window encoding:
- a CDS encoding protein kinase A catalytic subunit isoform 1; translated protein: MSSAAKDSYPAESLGQLSSEKAQTSKAPSSHPDSPKGAVTPNAKATYSFERPDTSSWKFSDFELKNTLGTGSFGRVRIAHRKGTEEYYAIKCLRKREIIKMKQQQHVAQEKGILMEVCHPFIVNMMCSFQDEKKVYFVLEFVMGGEMFTHLRTAGRFPNDVAKFYHAELVLAFEYLHSLDVIYRDLKPENLLLDNKGHVKVTDFGFAKKVPDRTFTLCGTPEYLAPEVIQSKGHGKAVDWWTMGVLLYEFIAGYPPFYDDTPFRIYEKILAGRLKFPNWFDGRARDLVKALLQTDHTKRLGTLKGGPADVKNHPYFHGANWSKLYARYYPAPIPVRVKSPGDTSNFEKYPDSPVDRTPALTSAQQAEFNGF
- a CDS encoding MAP kinase kinase-like protein translates to MPDPQSASPGSVYSGGVPPMVWIQREQQRIPLQFSATGSPNLDGTRLREEGNEAFKAGRYHEAIRYYTQAIEVDPDSEFLYTNRSFAYFNIKEFEKSAADAAKAVEINANFFKGHYRLGLAQMSLNDFGHAMESLRKAWALAPSENKEAIRVAMAKCESKMARAPITPLLMSPGDSSSMPYTETGISSRSSWPAAPARPTDVQPTLGSTRVDFSELEADIRRAATLRDQAAAYAETYKAQNDIVECSKRSDKIKSLMSIATSSELSALSKEADEKQSQLRRAVRDQDSNAYHKARCDRDATLNKLWDTAAQAGMAIAQLKKIAKEEQNFFSRFGPASNGTLSNVPTQGTSDRVTAVATPVAAESPPASAPAPPTEAPTDAAAPGTSLSRASCISPGSSTPTAEAVAPQQPLTTPRAGASHSTQSSTTAGAELDQLLRRRVEINEAVRKAQKCFAATDAAGQALLHSLKVEAEAMKEVRSLLAEAVELDTQLETHARQVAQTTTKELSDVRLQALDQMSSIVERVKADKEAFAKTMREGDGLLEEEAKLEQQRLLHERQRIQLQAEIEWFKIRDEPENKIECLQVQVKRLHQRIAAIHEKQKAVQTRLMELVEQDHPELAWKSMANGSRILRLVKGSGLWQNLSFSDFQVLSTLSSTVNSKVYHALRRGEHVAVKEISIDDDAARRRFQREVNIVSTCNHPNIIRIKGVFFDGPFAYILLPYYHRGSLRALLSKQEPMSWVAVQDMLRQLASGVAYLHEHGIVHGDLKPSNVLIADDGRPVISDFGIAKDHGALGVADMTLTTTVTSTSNGPSSIVGTVQYMAPEQLLCETGSHKTKSTGMSDMWALGFTMLEVALENAFFHDGSLGKPCLPLLLPEQKRIDVPAKAVGGDEKLAEAIASVLVADPGNRATAYDLLAHPYFSSTLSSMNSNQNSSALAKSDERIDAVRSYIYAVRRSHQQKVLVSVSRNHMVESVRDIFQRLDNDDLLSPIMVVFQGEAGIDEGALTTEMLNLFYEQLILVKKALVCAASEEAGAASSHSAGSPVSSGAAAASANASNEPGIHSVLFSTVPYLPAPDADGIAPDLFVLLGKVLLKSIIENRQIPLQLSSAVLKFLSGAEPSFVDLEEYDPNIASTLKRLRLLSAADLEDAGLDFSYFTQEFLRAQTDGRYMTDSPLTPESVSDYISLREKFDLVERRRTALEAMRKGFYCEPSLEHHLKLLSPSDLLLLLCGQLHVSAQVIVDALEFQGFSRNSNTPRYLKEVLLDMSQNNLRRFLQLCTATAAVPVSGAMKKIKVLRCADEGRLPVGHGCTNQLDLPDYNDKQIIKEKLEIALAHASDGFHVV